In Promicromonospora sp. Populi, one genomic interval encodes:
- a CDS encoding tripartite tricarboxylate transporter TctB family protein has translation MSTEAKTPDAAAAGEEAQAPRVDAAQYGLAAVLLLVGAYTVYDATTLEVGFADPVGPRVFPFAIGAALVVTSVLLAVATARGSRPEPEAGEDVDVTTPADWPTVLKLIGVLLLTIATVSWLGWAISGAILFAGAAWSLGSRTLIRDILVGLVLAVGSWYGFVVGLGIPLTPGILDGIL, from the coding sequence GTGAGCACAGAAGCGAAAACCCCCGACGCGGCGGCCGCGGGCGAAGAAGCCCAGGCCCCGCGCGTCGACGCCGCCCAATACGGGCTGGCTGCCGTGCTGCTGCTCGTCGGCGCGTACACCGTGTACGACGCCACGACCCTGGAGGTCGGGTTCGCCGACCCCGTGGGTCCGCGCGTCTTCCCGTTCGCCATCGGCGCGGCGCTCGTCGTCACGAGCGTGCTGCTGGCCGTGGCGACGGCGCGCGGCTCGCGCCCCGAGCCGGAAGCCGGCGAGGACGTCGATGTCACGACGCCCGCCGACTGGCCCACGGTGCTGAAGCTGATCGGCGTCCTCCTGCTGACCATCGCCACCGTCTCCTGGCTCGGCTGGGCGATCTCCGGCGCGATCCTCTTCGCCGGCGCGGCGTGGTCGCTCGGCAGCCGCACGCTGATCCGCGACATCCTGGTGGGCCTCGTGCTCGCCGTGGGCAGCTGGTACGGCTTCGTGGTCGGGCTGGGCATCCCGCTCACTCCCGGCATCCTCGACGGAATCCTGTGA
- a CDS encoding peroxiredoxin produces the protein MTLEPGDPAPDFTLPDTHGTPTTLSDLRGAPVLVVFVPFAFSGTCTSELCELRDNIEDFETAGVRLLVISTDAVFTLKAWQAAEGYQFDLLSDFWPHGAVARDYGVFDEGSGIALRGTFLIDADGIIRWCVVNPRGQARSLEDYRLAVAEV, from the coding sequence GTGACGCTGGAGCCGGGTGATCCCGCACCCGACTTCACGCTCCCCGACACGCACGGGACCCCGACGACGTTGTCGGACCTGCGTGGCGCGCCGGTGCTCGTGGTCTTCGTCCCGTTCGCGTTCTCGGGTACGTGCACCAGCGAGCTGTGTGAGCTGCGCGACAACATCGAGGACTTCGAGACGGCCGGCGTGCGACTGCTGGTGATCTCGACCGACGCCGTCTTCACGCTCAAGGCCTGGCAGGCGGCCGAGGGCTACCAGTTCGACCTGCTGTCCGACTTCTGGCCGCACGGCGCGGTCGCGCGTGACTACGGCGTGTTCGACGAGGGTTCGGGGATCGCGCTGCGTGGGACGTTCCTGATCGACGCTGACGGGATCATCCGCTGGTGCGTCGTCAACCCGCGCGGCCAGGCGCGCAGTCTCGAGGACTACCGGTTGGCGGTAGCGGAGGTCTGA
- a CDS encoding DUF3052 domain-containing protein, translated as MSTDTQGAGRLGFEAGQVVQEFGWGDDVDDALRADIEKIIGSELEDEDYGDVSDGVVLWWREGDGDLTDAMVDVLTVLDDGGLIWIFTPKPGRDGEVGHGDIQEAATTAGLQTTSTFAIAEDWSATRLGYRGRGK; from the coding sequence GTGAGCACGGACACCCAGGGCGCGGGGCGCCTCGGTTTCGAGGCCGGCCAGGTGGTGCAGGAGTTCGGCTGGGGAGACGACGTCGACGATGCACTGCGGGCCGACATCGAAAAGATCATCGGCAGCGAGCTCGAGGACGAGGACTACGGCGACGTGTCCGATGGTGTCGTCCTCTGGTGGCGGGAGGGCGACGGAGACCTCACCGATGCAATGGTCGATGTACTGACCGTCCTGGACGACGGCGGCCTCATCTGGATCTTCACGCCCAAGCCCGGCCGCGACGGCGAGGTGGGCCACGGCGACATCCAGGAGGCCGCCACCACCGCCGGCCTGCAGACCACCAGCACCTTCGCCATCGCGGAGGACTGGTCGGCAACTCGGCTCGGCTATCGGGGCCGCGGTAAGTGA
- a CDS encoding universal stress protein produces MTNDAQHDAGQGQSTADGWVVVAWTPDEFGEASLEHGIAWAREGGRGIAVVNGTRGDALVDERFAAPTGLADLAERLRATGLPHVVRQEIGRDIADQVLDVADELSARLVVVGLRHRSPVGKLLMGSVAQRILLTAECPVLAVKPGSRPA; encoded by the coding sequence GTGACGAACGACGCACAGCACGACGCCGGGCAGGGCCAGAGCACTGCCGACGGCTGGGTGGTCGTGGCGTGGACCCCCGACGAGTTCGGCGAAGCCTCCCTCGAGCACGGCATCGCCTGGGCCCGCGAGGGCGGGCGGGGCATCGCGGTGGTCAACGGCACGCGCGGCGACGCCCTCGTGGACGAACGGTTCGCGGCACCCACCGGCCTCGCCGACCTCGCGGAGCGGCTCCGGGCTACCGGCCTGCCGCACGTCGTTCGGCAGGAGATCGGCCGGGACATCGCGGACCAGGTGCTCGACGTCGCCGACGAGCTCTCCGCGCGACTCGTCGTCGTGGGGCTGCGGCACCGCAGCCCGGTGGGCAAGCTGCTCATGGGCTCCGTGGCGCAGCGGATCCTCCTGACGGCCGAGTGCCCCGTGCTCGCCGTCAAGCCCGGGTCGCGGCCCGCCTGA
- a CDS encoding tripartite tricarboxylate transporter permease: MENLGLLWDGLGAALTPMNLLYAAIGVLLGTFVGVLPGIGPAMAIALLLPVTFGLEPTQAFIMFAGLYYGGMYGGSTTSILLNTPGESASVMTALEGNLMARVGRGAQALATAAVGSFVAGTIGTLLVALFAPALADVAVQIGAPSYFALMVLALVMTATVLGASPLRGLLALLVGLTVGLVGLDLNTGQPRLTFGVAQLVDRLDIVVVAVGIFALGEALWVAAHLRRKPVRVVPVGQPWLGREDLRRSWRPWLRGTAFGFPFGALPAGGAELPTFLSYITERKLAKRASVKGRGKDEFGKGAIEGVAGPEAANNASAAGMLVPMLALGLPVTATASVMLSALQGYGIQPGPQLMTEHADLVWTLLASLLIANVLLLVLNLPLAPLWARLLRIPRPQLYAGIIFFASLGAYATNLDPFDIGLLLVFGLLGLAMRRFGLPVLPLILGVILGPLMETKLREALTISGGEPAILWSEPLAIAIYVVLILVLVTRPLLSRWRARTESRIEAEATDPDVAGDADAADDGAAVKTEGDQR, from the coding sequence ATGGAGAACCTAGGACTGCTGTGGGACGGCCTCGGCGCCGCCCTCACCCCCATGAACCTCCTGTACGCCGCGATCGGCGTGCTGCTCGGCACGTTCGTCGGCGTCCTGCCCGGTATCGGGCCGGCGATGGCGATCGCCCTGCTGCTGCCCGTGACGTTCGGGCTCGAACCCACGCAGGCGTTCATCATGTTCGCCGGGCTGTACTACGGCGGCATGTACGGCGGGTCGACGACGTCGATCCTGCTCAACACGCCCGGCGAGTCGGCATCCGTGATGACGGCGCTCGAGGGCAACCTCATGGCCCGGGTCGGGCGGGGCGCGCAGGCGCTGGCGACCGCCGCCGTCGGGTCGTTCGTCGCCGGCACGATCGGCACCCTCCTGGTCGCGTTGTTCGCGCCCGCGCTGGCCGACGTCGCCGTCCAGATCGGCGCCCCGTCGTACTTCGCGCTCATGGTGCTGGCACTGGTCATGACCGCGACCGTGCTGGGCGCGAGCCCGCTGCGCGGCCTGCTCGCCCTGCTGGTCGGCCTGACGGTCGGCCTCGTGGGCCTGGACCTCAACACCGGGCAACCACGCCTCACGTTCGGCGTCGCCCAGCTCGTGGACCGCCTCGACATCGTGGTGGTGGCCGTCGGCATCTTTGCCCTCGGCGAGGCGCTGTGGGTCGCGGCGCACCTGCGTCGCAAGCCCGTGCGGGTAGTGCCGGTCGGGCAACCGTGGCTGGGCCGCGAGGACCTGCGTCGCTCGTGGCGCCCGTGGCTGCGCGGCACCGCGTTCGGGTTCCCGTTCGGCGCGCTGCCGGCCGGCGGCGCCGAGCTGCCCACGTTCCTGTCGTACATCACCGAGCGCAAGCTGGCGAAGCGCGCCAGCGTCAAGGGCCGCGGCAAGGACGAGTTCGGCAAGGGCGCCATCGAGGGTGTGGCCGGGCCGGAGGCGGCGAACAACGCGTCGGCCGCGGGCATGCTCGTGCCGATGCTCGCGCTCGGCCTGCCCGTCACGGCGACGGCGTCGGTGATGTTGTCCGCGCTGCAGGGCTACGGCATCCAGCCCGGCCCGCAGCTCATGACCGAGCACGCCGACCTGGTGTGGACCCTGCTGGCGAGCCTGCTGATCGCCAACGTCCTGCTGCTCGTGCTCAACCTGCCGCTGGCGCCGCTGTGGGCCCGGCTGCTGCGCATCCCGCGCCCCCAGCTGTACGCCGGCATCATCTTCTTCGCCAGCCTCGGCGCCTACGCGACGAACCTCGACCCGTTCGACATCGGCCTGCTGCTCGTGTTCGGCCTGCTCGGCCTCGCGATGCGGCGGTTCGGGCTGCCGGTGCTGCCGCTCATCCTCGGCGTCATCCTGGGCCCGCTCATGGAGACCAAGCTGCGCGAGGCGCTCACCATCTCCGGCGGCGAGCCCGCCATCCTGTGGAGCGAGCCGCTGGCGATCGCCATCTACGTGGTGCTCATCCTGGTGCTGGTGACCCGACCGCTGCTTTCGCGGTGGCGGGCGCGGACGGAGTCGCGGATCGAGGCCGAGGCCACCGACCCAGACGTGGCAGGGGACGCCGACGCAGCGGACGACGGCGCCGCCGTCAAGACGGAAGGGGACCAGCGGTGA
- a CDS encoding Bug family tripartite tricarboxylate transporter substrate binding protein, translating into MSSTTSGPPSRPSAPLEPGRPGSTGPRRGARVALAATLAAALVAVAAGCGVTRGDDSADLDMWIPNSPGGGYDQTGRAAVGVLDRDNITGGDIQVTNILGAGGSVAMSRLMGEAGNEQLMMTLGLGVVGSTYSFGVDARPHDATPLAQLIEEQEGVLVPADSPFQTIDDLVAAWQEDPGSVVVGGGSSPGGPDHLFPMQLAETVGVEPVDVRYVSYDGGGPLTSALLGNKIQVGFSGLAEFEGQIAAGELRVLAVSGEERVTGDALADVPTLTESGIDLVFTNWRGVVAPPGISEERRGELIEYLTEMHDSPEWEQALADNGWTDAFITGDDFEQFLREQDERVSATLRELNLL; encoded by the coding sequence ATGTCGTCGACGACATCCGGCCCCCCGAGCCGTCCGTCCGCGCCCTTGGAACCCGGGCGCCCCGGCAGTACCGGCCCCCGTCGGGGCGCTCGTGTGGCCCTCGCCGCCACGCTCGCCGCAGCCCTGGTTGCGGTGGCCGCCGGGTGCGGCGTCACACGCGGCGACGACTCCGCGGACCTCGACATGTGGATCCCGAACAGCCCCGGCGGCGGTTACGACCAGACCGGCCGCGCGGCCGTCGGCGTCCTGGACCGCGACAACATCACCGGCGGCGACATCCAGGTGACGAACATCCTGGGTGCTGGGGGCTCGGTAGCGATGTCGCGGCTCATGGGCGAGGCGGGCAACGAGCAGCTCATGATGACGCTGGGCCTCGGCGTGGTCGGGTCCACGTACTCGTTCGGTGTGGACGCCCGCCCGCACGACGCAACCCCGCTCGCCCAGCTCATCGAGGAGCAGGAGGGTGTGCTCGTGCCTGCCGACTCCCCGTTCCAGACGATCGACGACCTCGTGGCGGCGTGGCAGGAGGACCCGGGATCGGTGGTGGTGGGCGGCGGCTCGTCGCCCGGCGGCCCCGACCACCTGTTCCCCATGCAGCTCGCCGAGACGGTCGGCGTCGAGCCGGTGGACGTGCGGTACGTGTCCTACGACGGCGGCGGCCCCCTGACCAGTGCCCTGCTGGGGAACAAGATCCAGGTGGGGTTCTCCGGGCTCGCCGAGTTCGAGGGGCAGATCGCGGCCGGCGAGCTGCGGGTGCTCGCCGTCTCCGGCGAGGAGCGTGTGACCGGGGACGCCTTGGCTGACGTCCCGACCCTCACCGAGTCCGGCATCGACCTCGTCTTCACCAACTGGCGCGGCGTCGTCGCCCCGCCCGGCATCAGCGAGGAGCGTCGCGGCGAGCTCATCGAGTACCTCACCGAGATGCACGACTCGCCCGAGTGGGAGCAGGCCCTGGCCGACAACGGCTGGACCGACGCCTTCATCACGGGCGACGACTTCGAGCAGTTCCTGCGTGAGCAGGACGAACGGGTGTCCGCCACCCTGAGGGAGCTGAACCTGCTGTGA